A stretch of the Synechocystis sp. PCC 7338 genome encodes the following:
- a CDS encoding type II toxin-antitoxin system YhaV family toxin encodes MSAIIRNQWQIYFHPLFAQQWGELVQEVKRLKEKLDLDVFIRHPKAKLLKAIDQGIKVTIPQDPLASYFALQGSLRPFCRLKKLGLPARYRLFFRVFPEQKTIIILWLGFPRKQGDKKDCYAVFEKLVRQGEFPQTMTEFLGYINKN; translated from the coding sequence ATGAGTGCCATTATTCGCAACCAGTGGCAAATTTACTTTCATCCCCTCTTTGCTCAACAATGGGGTGAATTAGTGCAAGAAGTTAAACGTCTCAAAGAAAAACTCGATCTGGATGTCTTTATTCGCCACCCCAAAGCCAAACTTCTAAAAGCCATTGACCAGGGCATCAAAGTCACAATTCCCCAAGACCCTTTAGCCAGTTACTTTGCGCTACAGGGTTCCTTACGACCATTTTGTCGACTCAAAAAGTTAGGTTTACCAGCTCGATACCGCTTATTTTTTCGGGTTTTTCCTGAACAAAAAACGATCATTATTCTTTGGCTAGGTTTTCCCCGCAAACAAGGAGATAAAAAAGATTGCTATGCTGTGTTTGAAAAATTAGTGAGGCAAGGAGAATTTCCTCAGACTATGACAGAGTTTTTGGGTTACATTAACAAAAATTAA
- a CDS encoding DUF433 domain-containing protein: MNYQNIITIEPGKRSGKPCIRGMRITVYDILEYLAGGMTEAEILEDFSELTQEDIKACLAFAADREKKLFLAPL, translated from the coding sequence ATGAATTATCAAAATATCATCACGATTGAGCCTGGAAAACGTAGCGGCAAGCCCTGTATTCGGGGAATGAGAATCACTGTGTATGACATCTTAGAGTATTTAGCAGGTGGTATGACTGAGGCAGAAATACTGGAAGATTTTTCTGAACTGACTCAGGAAGATATCAAGGCTTGTCTTGCGTTTGCCGCTGATCGGGAGAAAAAGTTATTTTTGGCACCTCTGTGA
- a CDS encoding DUF5615 family PIN-like protein: MKLLLDENLSDRIIQKIIDLFPDSEHIKTLGLINTDDLIIWEYAKVNGFVIVSKDSDFHQRSLLYGHPPKFIYLRVGNCPTSAITQILRDNLDTIIQFASSQTESVLILL; the protein is encoded by the coding sequence GTGAAACTGCTTTTAGACGAAAATTTATCTGACCGGATTATTCAGAAAATCATCGATTTATTCCCAGATTCTGAACATATTAAGACCTTGGGGCTAATCAATACTGATGATTTAATTATTTGGGAATATGCAAAGGTTAATGGCTTTGTGATAGTTTCAAAAGATTCGGATTTTCATCAACGCAGTTTGCTTTATGGTCATCCGCCTAAATTTATTTATCTTCGAGTTGGTAACTGCCCAACATCAGCAATTACTCAGATTTTAAGAGACAATTTGGACACTATTATTCAGTTCGCAAGTAGCCAAACGGAAAGTGTTTTAATACTTTTATAG
- a CDS encoding anti-phage-associated DUF3780 domain-containing protein, with protein MPRSSKSRSTSQAPSHPTLGFGVPTTLDPHHFVVKIPRGNYQPVHIIENLGMSSEEDTMEPLERAILDRPLWTEISGPVKRHFNQRLKSHNLKAGQWKVGDNLIDRLLGKELCVLAWAVEGLASEKVGNAVGNWLALRPEERWWLFGMTATTVGLAKDQGKGWRMALRYALGDTPQSGRLPIRRAKKPVETNIFETLPLFQS; from the coding sequence ATGCCCCGGTCGTCTAAATCCCGTTCCACTTCCCAAGCCCCCTCCCATCCCACCCTCGGCTTTGGCGTACCGACAACCCTTGACCCCCATCATTTTGTGGTGAAAATCCCTCGGGGTAACTATCAGCCTGTCCACATCATTGAAAATTTGGGAATGTCGTCTGAAGAGGACACCATGGAACCCCTAGAGCGAGCTATTTTAGACCGGCCTTTGTGGACAGAGATTTCTGGGCCTGTCAAACGGCACTTCAATCAACGCCTAAAAAGCCATAACCTCAAAGCCGGACAATGGAAGGTGGGGGATAACTTGATCGATCGCCTGTTGGGGAAAGAACTCTGTGTACTGGCTTGGGCGGTGGAGGGACTAGCGTCGGAAAAGGTCGGGAACGCGGTAGGCAATTGGTTAGCATTACGCCCGGAAGAACGCTGGTGGTTGTTTGGGATGACAGCGACGACGGTGGGTTTAGCGAAGGATCAGGGTAAGGGGTGGCGCATGGCGTTGCGTTATGCGTTGGGAGATACGCCCCAATCAGGACGGCTACCGATACGACGGGCAAAGAAGCCGGTGGAAACCAATATTTTTGAAACCTTGCCGTTGTTTCAATCTTGA